The Acidimicrobiia bacterium genome includes a window with the following:
- a CDS encoding CpaF family protein → MAAVSRIVDRLLRSEVPLRRIDVGRAARRIAADEAPLDPGAAAAAAAELVGLGVLEPLLADGSVSDILVNGPDEVWLERHGALERAGVSFSGPEAIVAAVERVIAPLGLRLDRASPAVDARLPDGSRLHAVIPPAAVDGPVVAIRRFVSVVATLDDAVRVGAIDEAGAQVLRDAVTGRRNLLVSGGTGSGKTTLLNVLSAVIPANERVVTIEDAAELRLSGHVVRLEARPPNAEGAGEITLRSLVRQALRMRPDRIVVGEVRGPEAFDLVQAMSTGHDGSMGTVHANGPEEALWRVETLALTADRNLPADAVRQMLRSAIDLVIHLERRDGTRRVVEIASVSKSGLETQWP, encoded by the coding sequence GTGGCAGCAGTGAGCCGGATCGTCGATCGATTGCTGCGATCGGAGGTGCCATTGCGTCGGATCGATGTAGGGCGCGCGGCGCGGCGTATCGCCGCCGACGAAGCGCCTCTCGATCCGGGAGCCGCCGCGGCAGCTGCCGCCGAGCTGGTCGGACTGGGTGTGCTCGAACCGCTTCTGGCCGACGGATCGGTGAGCGACATCCTTGTCAACGGTCCCGACGAGGTCTGGCTGGAGCGCCACGGGGCGTTGGAGCGTGCCGGAGTCTCGTTCTCCGGCCCTGAAGCAATCGTCGCCGCAGTCGAGCGGGTGATCGCTCCGCTGGGACTCCGCCTCGACCGGGCTTCGCCCGCAGTCGACGCCCGGCTCCCGGACGGATCGAGGCTCCATGCGGTGATTCCGCCGGCGGCGGTCGATGGGCCGGTGGTGGCGATCCGTCGGTTCGTCTCGGTGGTGGCCACGCTGGACGACGCCGTTCGGGTCGGTGCCATCGACGAGGCAGGGGCTCAGGTTCTTCGGGACGCGGTTACCGGCCGGAGGAACCTCCTGGTCTCAGGTGGTACCGGCTCCGGCAAGACCACCCTCTTGAACGTGCTGTCCGCGGTGATCCCCGCGAACGAACGAGTGGTGACAATCGAGGACGCCGCCGAGCTGCGCCTATCGGGTCACGTGGTCCGGCTCGAGGCGCGACCGCCCAACGCGGAGGGGGCGGGCGAGATCACCTTGCGCTCCCTGGTGCGGCAGGCACTGCGGATGCGTCCCGATCGGATCGTGGTGGGCGAGGTCCGGGGTCCCGAAGCCTTCGACCTGGTGCAGGCGATGAGCACCGGGCACGACGGGTCGATGGGCACCGTGCACGCCAACGGCCCGGAGGAGGCTCTGTGGCGGGTGGAGACTCTGGCCCTCACTGCGGATCGGAACCTGCCGGCAGACGCCGTGCGGCAAATGCTGCGATCGGCCATCGATCTGGTCATCCACCTCGAGCGTCGTGATGGAACGAGGCGGGTCGTCGAGATCGCGAGTGTCTCGAAGTCGGGTCTGGAGACGCAATGGCCGTGA